One segment of Solanum lycopersicum chromosome 1, SLM_r2.1 DNA contains the following:
- the LOC101259881 gene encoding uncharacterized protein gives MGLVTSLAAKGLSTTQVINKATGKFNELFLGENKRNLDNLDDFHLAILDMFVTVNGALPGKHWVVPPFEKIKECFEEREKAVDEERKKTVVVEFLKKYIQPNKADNTLLFIGLATPPAAMAVKKTGESVPQLKLLKRIPDVVFVPAATLLTLVSVKITRSLLLQRAASEDHLVAKKNIGTSDSG, from the exons ATGGGTCTGGTCACGAGCTTAGCGGCAAAAG GATTATCAACAACACAGGTTATTAATAAAGCGACAGGAAAATTCAACGAGTTGTTCCTGGGTGAAAATAAGAGAAATCTTGATAATTTAGACGACTTCCATCTTGCAATTCTCGACATGTTTGT CACTGTGAATGGTGCATTGCCTGGCAAGCACTGGGTTGTGCCTCCGTTTGAAAAAATTAAG GAATGTTTTGAGGAAAGAGAAAAGGCAGTAgatgaagaaagaaagaagacgGTTGTGGTAGAGTTCCTGAAGAAGTATATACAACCAAACAAGGCAGATAATACATTGCTCTTCATTGGGCTGGCAACACCCCCTGCAGCAATGGCAGTCAAGAAAACCGGTGAATCTGTGCCTCAGCTCAAATTATTAAAACGCATTCCAGACGTTGTGTTTGTTCCTGCTGCTACATTGCTGACTCTTGTCTCGGTTAAGATCACCAGAAGTTTATTGCTCCAACGTGCAGCATCTGAAGATCATCtagttgcaaaaaaaaatataggaacATCGGATTCAGGATGA
- the LOC101260474 gene encoding uncharacterized protein isoform X2 — MKFTLIFINFLLFTLHSITTYSLPFVVFHGISDKCSNGGITHFTELLSNWSGSSGHCIEIGNGEWDSWFMPFAKQVDIACQKLKKMSELSEGYNMIGLSQGNMVGRGVIEFCDDGPPVRNLISLAGPHAGIASIPFCGSGIWCILEDSLLKLAIYSNFIQAHLAPAGYIKIPTDIANYRKGCKFLPVLNNEVHRNSTYKKRFASLENLVLIMTSWFGYYPDGSFTTVLPAHKTKLYTEDWIGLKKLDEAGKVKLLKVCGSHLEISTSEMKKNILPYLLDTVTKPRSSGLLWPSSFDDECNEEKISLRSWKF; from the exons ATGAAATTCactttgattttcattaatttccTCCTCTTCACCCTTCACTCAATCACTACTTATTCTCTTCCTTTTGTTGTCTTTCATG GAATATCAGATAAATGTAGCAATGGAGGAATCACACATTTCACAGAGCTTTTAAGCAACTGGTCAGGCTCTTCAGGACATTGCAT AGAAATTGGTAATGGAGAATGGGACTCCTGGTTTATGCCTTTTGCCAAACAG GTAGACATTGCTTGCCAGAAG TTAAAGAAAATGAGTGAGCTTAGTGAAGGTTACAACATGATCGGGCTCTCCCAG GGGAACATGGTTGGTAGAGGGGTTATTGAGTTCTGTGATGATGGACCTCCG GTGAGGAATCTTATATCTCTAGCTGGTCCTCATGCTGGGATTGCTTCTATTCCCTTTTGTGGT TCAGGTATCTGGTGCATTCTTGAAGACTCTTTGCTCAAGTTAGCAATTTACAGCAATTTTATCCAG GCACATCTTGCTCCTGCAGGTTACATAAAAATCCCAACT GACATAGCTAACTATAGAAAAGGATGTAAGTTCCTTCCAGTACTCAACAATGAGGTACACAGAAACTCTACTTACAAGAAAAGGTTTGCAAGCTTGGAAAATTTAGTACTTATTATG ACCTCATGGTTTGGGTACTACCCTGATGGTTCCTTCACCACTGTTTTGCCTGCTCACAAG ACAAAGCTGTATACAGAAGACTGGATTGGTTTAAAGAAGTTGGATGAAGCTGGAAAAGTGAAGTTGTTGAAAGTATGTGGAAGTCATCTTGAAATATCTACTAGtgaaatgaagaaaaacattCTACCATACTTGCTGGATACAGTGACTAAACCAAGATCATCTGGTCTGTTATGGCCTTCGTCTTTCGACGATGAATgcaatgaagaaaaaattagcTTAAGATCATGGAAATTTTAG
- the LOC101260474 gene encoding uncharacterized protein isoform X1: protein MKFTLIFINFLLFTLHSITTYSLPFVVFHGISDKCSNGGITHFTELLSNWSGSSGHCIEIGNGEWDSWFMPFAKQVDIACQKLKKMSELSEGYNMIGLSQGNMVGRGVIEFCDDGPPVRNLISLAGPHAGIASIPFCGSGIWCILEDSLLKLAIYSNFIQAHLAPAGYIKIPTDIANYRKGCKFLPVLNNEVHRNSTYKKRFASLENLVLIMFEKDEILVPKQTSWFGYYPDGSFTTVLPAHKTKLYTEDWIGLKKLDEAGKVKLLKVCGSHLEISTSEMKKNILPYLLDTVTKPRSSGLLWPSSFDDECNEEKISLRSWKF from the exons ATGAAATTCactttgattttcattaatttccTCCTCTTCACCCTTCACTCAATCACTACTTATTCTCTTCCTTTTGTTGTCTTTCATG GAATATCAGATAAATGTAGCAATGGAGGAATCACACATTTCACAGAGCTTTTAAGCAACTGGTCAGGCTCTTCAGGACATTGCAT AGAAATTGGTAATGGAGAATGGGACTCCTGGTTTATGCCTTTTGCCAAACAG GTAGACATTGCTTGCCAGAAG TTAAAGAAAATGAGTGAGCTTAGTGAAGGTTACAACATGATCGGGCTCTCCCAG GGGAACATGGTTGGTAGAGGGGTTATTGAGTTCTGTGATGATGGACCTCCG GTGAGGAATCTTATATCTCTAGCTGGTCCTCATGCTGGGATTGCTTCTATTCCCTTTTGTGGT TCAGGTATCTGGTGCATTCTTGAAGACTCTTTGCTCAAGTTAGCAATTTACAGCAATTTTATCCAG GCACATCTTGCTCCTGCAGGTTACATAAAAATCCCAACT GACATAGCTAACTATAGAAAAGGATGTAAGTTCCTTCCAGTACTCAACAATGAGGTACACAGAAACTCTACTTACAAGAAAAGGTTTGCAAGCTTGGAAAATTTAGTACTTATTATG tttgaaaaagatgaaattttggtacCAAAACAGACCTCATGGTTTGGGTACTACCCTGATGGTTCCTTCACCACTGTTTTGCCTGCTCACAAG ACAAAGCTGTATACAGAAGACTGGATTGGTTTAAAGAAGTTGGATGAAGCTGGAAAAGTGAAGTTGTTGAAAGTATGTGGAAGTCATCTTGAAATATCTACTAGtgaaatgaagaaaaacattCTACCATACTTGCTGGATACAGTGACTAAACCAAGATCATCTGGTCTGTTATGGCCTTCGTCTTTCGACGATGAATgcaatgaagaaaaaattagcTTAAGATCATGGAAATTTTAG